GTGTCGTGGCCGTGTATGTTGAGCAGCCCTCGACGGCCTGGCAGCGAATCTTTGTCGATCCCTATCGGGCCCGGGTCACGGGGGTGCGCAGCTACGGAGCTGGCGAGTGGGTCCCACGGTATTTCATGGATGCCGTCTTTTCGCTGCATTTTCAACTCTTGGCCGGTGTGAACGGCGTGACGCTGGCGGCGATTGTGGCGTGGCTGCTGATCCTCTCGTTGATCACGGGCGTGATCGTCTGGTGGCCTGTGAACGGCCAGTGGCGGCAGGCGCTGGTCATCAGGCGGCCGGCCATACCCTTCCGTCTCCTGTTTGATCTCCATAAGACGGTCGCGCTCTATCTCTGTCTTGCGATCGGGGCGATCTTGCTGTCGGGTGCCTATATGAACTGGGCAGATCCCATCGTCTGGGTGACACAGCTCATGTCTCCGGCAACACGCGGGCCTGCGGAGGCCCCTCATTCCACCCCGCTTGCCGGTGGGCATCCGATCAGCCCGGAGCAGGCGGTGGCGTTGGCGGCGGCTCGCTATCCGGAGGGCCGACTGAGGTCGATCTCCATGCCGGAAGATGCAACAGGCGTCTATCAGGTCGGGCGGGAAGGCGTGCCGGGATTGAGCACGTTTTGGTCGGAACGGATCGTGAGCGTGGATCAATACAGTGGTGCGATTCTCGACGTGCGGGCCCCCGATACGAGGCGGAGCGCCGGAGAAACGTTTATCGATTGGCAATGGCCCCTGCATTCGGGGCAGGCGTTCGGGATGCCCGGCCGCCTGCTCGTGTGCGCCAGTGGCCTGGCCTGTCCGGTCATCTATGCCACCGGGTTCCTCATGTGGTGGCGTAAGCGGCGTGGGCGCGAGCGGCGGGCGGTTGTGCCGATGTCATAACTCGCGCTCCGGCAGTTCGAATGGCATTAGCAGGGAGCGGGGCGACTCGCGGCCGTTCCCTGGAGGAGGTATCGTGTCTGCTCATCAATCACCCGATCGTCCTGAGCCTCGCAAATCCGGCATTCACGACGCCGATTTGGACGGGTTGGCGATTCGTCGTCCCGCTCCCGGTGAGCCCTCGCCTGCCGGTCGGCGCCGGTGGATCTGGCTGACTCTGGCCGTTCTGTTGGTTGCGGCCGGATTGGCCTGGAGCAGCGCCTGGCTGCGACCGGATCAACGGGTCGAGGTGGTTCCGGTGATTCGCATGCCGTCAGGGAGCGGGGCAGGCCTGGCGGCGACCGGGTATGTGGTCGCGCAGCGGCAGGCCTCGATTGCGTCCAAGGGCACCGGACGATTGATCTATTTCGGCGTCAACGTCGGCGATCGCGTGAAGGAGGGCCAACTGATCGCGCGGATCGAACACGACGACATGGATGCGCTCTATCGGCAGGCCTTGGCCCGGTTGGGTGTGGCGCGGGCGCAACTGGGTGCCGCAAAGCCGGAGCTCGAAGAGGCGACGCTGAGTTTCGAGCGGGTGAGGACGCTCCTGGAGAAGTCGTTTGTCACCAAATCGGAGTACGACATGGCCTCGGCCCGTCTGCGTCGTGCCGCCGCTGCCGTGAAATCGGCTGAAGCGGCAGTCACGGCGGCGGAGGCCGAACGCCAAAACGCGACGGTCCAACTTGACAATACGAGCATCCACGCGCCGTTCGACGGGGTCATCGTGAAGAAATTGGCCGAGATCGGCGAGGTCGTGTCACCGTTCACCGCCACCGTCCGTTCCGGAGGGTCCGTGGTGAACATGGTCGACCCCTTGTCCGTGACGGTCGATGCGGAGGTGTCGGAATCAATGATTCACCGCGTGCGGGCTGGTCAGCCGGCGGAGATTCAACTCGATTCGGTGCCGGGGCACCGATATCAGGGCGAAGTGCAGCAGGTGATGCCGATCGCCGATCGCGCCAAGGGGACAGTGCTCACGCGCATCCGATTTCGTGACCTGGATGATCGGGTGCGGCCTGAGCTGAGCGCCAAGGTCACGTTTGGTCCTGTTCCCGGGGCGCCGGCAGAGCCGGGGGAGGACTGGGGTGTGCCATCCACCGCCGTGGTGACCCGCGAGGGGCGATCGGTGGTGCTCGTTGTGCGTGCGGGTATCGTGGCGGAAGCGGTGGTGCAAGTCGGGACCCCCGCGGCCGGGATGGTCCCCGTGCATGGACCCCTGTCGCAGACCGATGAAGTCATTGTCGCGCCGACCGAGACCGTGCATTCCGGCAGCACGGTGTCGGTCATCCGTCGTGTCTCGTAACGAGTCCGTCCATGTTTGATCCGGTCGTCAGTCTCAGAAGGTCACCAAGAGTTATAGCGTGCCGGCACTCAGGTGTCGGTCCTGCAGGATTTGTCCGCTGGCATTCCGGCCAGCACCTTTACTCGCGATCATGGGACCGTCCGGGTCCGGCAAGAGTACGTTGCTGAACGTAATGAAGCGGGGATCGATCGGCCGACGGAAGCGGATCGGTGGTGGTGGCGGAACCAGGCTGGACGGCTTGTCGAAGGTGAGATGGCGCGGTGGCGCGCGCCACATCAGGTATGTGTTTCAGACCTACAACCTCATTCCGGTGCTGACGGCGGCGGAAATGTGGAAATTGCCGCTGGCCCTGACATCGACGCGGCGGGAGCGCGCCGACCGTGTAAAGATAACCGCTACGGCTGGTCGGGCTGGAGTGATCGTATGGATCACTATCACGGCAGGTGTCCGGTGGCCAGGAGCAGCGGGTCGGCGTGGCGCGCGCCATTGTCAGCGACCCGACCATGATCCTCGCGGACGAGCCGACCGGAAACCTCGATCGCGAATCGGCCGACGACATCCTCACTCTCCTGGCCAGGTTGAACCGTGAATTGGGCAAGACCATCGTGATGGTCACGCACGATCCCCGCGCGTCCGAGCGGGCGCAGATGATCCGGCATCTCGAAAAGGGGCTGTTGGAGTTGCCGCCATGACACTGATCCGCTTGATGCTTCGGAACACGATCCGGCGGCCGGTGCGTCTGGCGCTGACGATCGGCGGCCTGGCGATGGTCGTCTTGGCCTTCGGGTTGTTGCGGCTGACGCTGGATGAATGGCACAGCGGCGTGAAGGCGGCGGCCAACAATCGCTTGATCACCGTCCATGCCATGTCCGATTCACTGCTTCTGCCGTTGTCGTATCGAGAGCGGATAGCGGTAGTCCCCGGTGTGCAGGTGGCGCATTACGGCAATGTGTTCGGCGTCGAGTACCGGGATGCGAAGGAATCGTTCGGGGCGTTTGCGGAGCAGATGAGCACGTTCTTCGAGACGTACCCGGAAGTCATCTTGAACGAAGCGGATCGTCTGGCGTTGCTGAAGGATCGGGGCGGATGCCTTATCGGACAGAAACTCGCCGCCCGCTTCGGCTGGAAGGTCGGTGACGTGATCCCGCTCAAGGGCACGACCCATCCTGGGAACTGGGAGTTGACCGTACGCGGCATCTACCGCAGCAGCAGCCCCGGCATCATGGGTGAAGGCGAACTCTATGTGCATTGGCAGTTTGCCAATGAGCGTCTGAGGACGACGGCGCCGGATCGAGCCGACCAAGTGGGTTGGTACGTCGCCACGACGGCGCCGGGCGTGAATCCCCGCAGCGTGGTCGCCGCCATCGATGCCACCTTTGCCAACTCATTCGCGGAAACCAGGACGGAGCGCGAACAAGCCTATATTGCCGGCTGGGTCGCGCGCTCGGGCGCGTTGCTCGATGCATTGGATTGGTTGTCCGGCGTGATGAACGGCATCGCGGCCCTGGTTCTGGTCAATGCGTTGGCGATGGCGGTGCGCGAGCGAACGAGGGAATATGGGGTGATGAAGACCCTGGGCTTCCAGCCGCGCCATTTGGTGGCGCTCGTCCTGGGGGAGTCGCTGCTGGTGGCGCTGGGCGGCGCTCTGGCCGGGTTGGGATTGTTGTACCCGGCGGCGCGGCTCTATGCGGTCATGGTCGCAGGTGGAAAAACGGTAGGCGCCTATGAGATCACCGCCGAGACGATCGGGATGTGTCTGGGTGTAATGGTCCTGGTCGGCCTGCTGGCTGCCCTCTGGCCCGCCGTACGTCTCAGCCATATGACGACGTTGGAAGGGTTGCGTCACAGGGGATAACGTCGCGAGGTCGGCCGGTGTTGTGGAGCGTGTACAGTCTGCGGAATCTCTGGGCGCGCCGCGTCACGACCCTGCTCACGCTGCTGGGGCTTGGGCTCGTGGTCTTCGTGTTCGTGGCCATTCTGATGCTGGCGCACGGCTTGGAGCGGACGATGGGCAGGACCGGGGATCCTGCCAACGCGATCGTGATGAGTAAGGGAGCGCTCTCCGAAATCGAAAGCAGCCTGTCACGCGATCACACCGGGGTGCTGGCGGCACAGCCGGAGGTCATCACCCTGGCGAACCATCAGGCCGCGGCGGTGCGGGAAATTGCTTTGCAACTCACCTTGCGCAAGCAGGGAGGCGGAAGCCTGGCCAGCCTGTCGCTGCGTGGATCTTCGCCCGATGCCTTTGCCGTGCGCCCCCCGGTGCGCATCGTCCAAGGACGTCTGTGGCAGCCGGGCACGACGGAGGTGATTGTCGGCACCCAGGTGGCCAAGCAGTTTCCTGAAGCCCGTCTGTCCGAAACGCTGCGGTTCGGGCGGCGGGAGTGGACGGTAGTCGGGATCTTCGAGTCGGAGGGCAGCGGCTTCGACTCCGAGGTGTGGGGCGATGCGGAGCAGATGATGGCCACGTTCCATCGCACGGCGTTCTCGTCCATGACCATACGGTTGGCCGATCCGACTGTGCTGCCGGCATTCAAAGCGCGGCTGGAGCGAGATCCCCGGTTCAAAGTGTCAGTGAAGCGCGAGCCGGAGTATTACGAAGGCAAGGCCGAGGGGCTGGCCAGGCTGATTCGCGTGACCGGCTTATTCCTGACCGTGGTGTTCAGCGTCGGGGCCATGCTCGGGGCGACGATGACCATGTCCGCCTCCGTCGCGCATCGCACGACGGAGATCGGCACACTTCGCACCTTGGGATTTACGCGCAGCCACATTCTGCAGGCCTTTCTGCTCGAATCGATTCTACTGGGCCTTGCCGGAGGACTGCTGGGTGTGGCTGGCGCCGCCCTGCTCAATTCCATGACGATTTCGACCGTGAACTGGGATACCGGCGCCGAGTTGGCCTTTGCATTTCATCTCACCCCCGCGATGGTCGGCGAAGGATTGCTCTTCGCCGCCGGCATGGGAGTCATCGGGGGCCTCGTGCCCGCCGCACGGGCGGCACGTATCGAGATTGTCCACGCACTCGGACAACGGACGGTCTAGAGTTGCTCAGGTCTGTGCTACACAATCTGTAGCAGCCATGAGCACCCATCCGTAGGCAGCCCGCGGAGCGTCTGTTATAAGCTCGCGCAGGAGTCTGTCTCATGTCTCGCCTCAATCGATCCTGGCAAGCCTGCGTTGCGCTGCTGCTCTTCCTCCCGGTGTGGTGGTGGGTCGGGCTGCCGCCGCTCTGGAGCCCGGTCGATCTGGCCGAACACTATGTCACGACGCCCGAAGAAGAGCATTGCAATGAGGTCTGTCCGCATCCGATTTCTTTGGTAGATCCGCCGCAGGCCTCGTCGCTTCAAGCCGTTGTCTATGATTGTTCCCATCCGCCGGCGTGTCTCGTCACGCGCCTGCCCCACCTCCGCAAGCTTCGACCTCCACCGCCGAAGCTGATCACCGCCACACTGCACAGTCTCCGTGCTCCTCCCGCGCTGATGCTCGCGTAACACCCCGGTTCGCCCATATGAGGCCGACGGCTGTTCGGGCGAAGTCTGTCTTCGCGCTGGCCTCAGACCCATTCGCATCAACGAGGAGCATCACGATGTTGTGTTCAGTCATGTCTCTGTCCCGTGAGTTCACCGGTATCAGTCGAGGCCGTTCGGTGACGACTGCCGTCATTGTCCTTCTTCCCATGCTCTCTGCCTGCATCGGACCCCATGTCCAACCGGCGCCAGCGCCGCAAAGTCAGGCAGGCATCGTCGAGCCGGCGGATCGCGTTGATCCTGCTCCGCAAGCCGAACAGATTCCATCGCAGACAACCGCTCCCTCGGCGCCTCTGCCCTTGCCGGTTTTGCCGGTGGAGGTCGCTCGATCCGAGGGGCTTCAGGAGGCGGGAGACATCCCGGTGATCGAAGCCGAGCCTGTGATCGTGACCGCACAGCGCGAGTCGTATGCCGTGGATTCAGCCTTTACGGCGACGAAGACTGATACTCCGCTGATGGAAACGCCGATGGCCGTGCAGGTGGTTCCGAAGCAGGTCCTGCAGGATCAGCGGGTGAATCGACTGCAGGATGCCTTGCAGAACGTGAGCGGAGTGCGCTCCAACAACAATGACGTCGAAGGGTATGTCTACAAGTTGCGGGGGTTTAACAGTCTCCATGTCTTCCGCAACGGTCTGACCTTGGCGGGCGGCCTTGGCTCCAACCCAGGGATTCATGAGACCGCGAACCTCGAACGGGTGGAGGTGCTGAAAGGGCCGGCCTCCGTGCTGTTCGGGCGAGCGGAGCCGGGCGGGTTGATCAACCTCGTCACCAAACGTCCCCTTGCGACACCATATTACAAGCTGGAGCAGGAATTCGGCTCCTATGATCACTATCGAACGGTCTGGGATGCGACCGGACCGTTGAATCAGTCCGGCACGATCGGCTACCGATTGTCGGGCGCCTATCAGGACTATGGCTCGTTTCGAGATTTTCAGGGCGGGCGGCGGGTGTTTCTCGCGCCGGTCCTAGCCTTCAAGCCGACCGATCGGACCGATCTGGTCATCGACCTGCAGTATTTGAGGAACGATGCGCAGAGCGATACGATCTTTCCGGCTCTCGGCAATCGCCCGGCGCCGCTCGCGCTTCACCGGTCGTTCCAGGAAGCCAACGATCCCCGCGACTGGACCGGCAATTTCAACCTCGGTTACGACCTGACCCACCGGTTCAACCAAAATTGGTCGCTCACCAGCCGCTTTCTGTTCAGTAAAGGCAGCATGAAAAAGCTGAACGTCTTCGCCACGGCGCTGGACGACGCGACCGGGGTGCTGGACCGCACCACGCAGTTCCAGAAGCTCATGAGCACCACCTACGCGACCAACCTGGATCTCAAGGGGAAGTTTGATGCGCTGGGCGCGAAGCATCAGGTCCTGGTCGGCGTGGACTACCTGCATGATGCCTACGACTATAGCTATGCGGAGGGCCTTTCGAATTTCCCCATCAATATTTTCAACCCTGTGTATGGCAGCGTTCCGACCTCGGCCTATGACGAGGCCTTAAACGGGGCTGGGTTTCGAAGTTTTGCCTCGTCTCTCGTGAAACAGGCTGGCGTCTATGTTCAGGATCAGATCACCCTCTTTGGCAAGTTGCATGTCTTGCTCGGGGGACGATACGACCATGCCGAAGTCGGGCAGGGCAACAGTGACGTCTCTCGCGAGGAGGCCATCACCGATCGCCACGGACGATTCGTGAGAACGGACGAGCAGTTCAGTCCGCGCGCCGGGATCCTGTATCAATGGACCGCGCAGTTGAGTACATACGCGAGCTATTCAAAATCCTTCGGTGCCAACAACGGTCGCTCGGCGACTGGGGAGGCGCTGCCTCCCGAGAGTGGTGAGCAGTTCGAAGTGGGCACCAAGACCGAGCTGTTCCAGGGATTCTCGGCCACCGTGGCCCTGTTTCATTTGATCAAGAAGAACATCCTGACACCGGATCTGACCACTCCGGATCCCACCGACGCTAGGGCGGTCGGCCAAGCGCGCAGTCAGGGTGTCGAAGTTGATCTTCTTGGTGCGGTGACCACGCAACTGGATCTAATCGTGACGTACGCGTATCTCGATACCAAGGTCACGCGGGACGACAGCGGCCTGCAGGGTAATCGGCTGGACAATGTGCCGTCGCATAGTGGGCGAGTCTTTCTTGTGTATCACTTCGGTGGCGAGGGCGGATTGGGCTGGCGGGTCGGTGGAGGCGTCTCGGCGGCCAGCGCGGTGTCTGGAGATCGGGAAAACACGTTCAATCTGCCCGCGTATTACAGGCTGGATGCCATGACGAGTTACACCGCCATGGTTGGTGGCCGGCGCCTGACGGCTCAACTCAACCTGCGCAATCTGACGAATACGAAGTACTTCGACGGGACCGATATCTTCTACAACCAGCGGTCGCCGCGGTTTGGCCTGTTTGCCGCACAGCCCCTCATGGCGTTCGGCACAATTCGAATGGAGTTCTAAATGCAGGCCGCTGCAGAAAGGAGCCGGTATGTTCACCAGACCGTTCTGGGTTCGGCTGCATCGCTGGGCCGGGCTGGCCATGGCCGGTTTGCTGATTGTGGTCGGCCTGACGGGAAGTCTGCTGGCGTTTTATCCGGAGCTTGAGCGACTCGTCCATCCACACTGGTATCCGGACCGCGCTCCGGCCACGTGGATGGGCGCCGGCGCGCTGGCAGAGAAACTGGAGAGGGCCGAGCCGCGATTGCGCGTCCAGCAGTTGTCGTTGCAGGGCTTCGACGGCGCGACCTCCGCCTGGGTGGAGCCTCGCCTCGATCCGGCTACCGGCAAGCTGTTCGAGCTGGGCTACGACTATGTCCTACTCGATCCGGCGACGGGCGCGGTGCTCGACCGGATTCGGTGGGGCTCGCTGCTGAACGGATGGACCGGCCTCATGTCTTTCGTCTACGCGTTGCACTATGCGTTGGCACTGGACATGCCGGGTGTCTGGATTCTGGGAATCTGTGCCCTGGTGTGGACGCTGGATTGTTTTGTCGGGTTGTATCTGACCTTCCCGGCCCGGCGGTCTCGTGAAGCACACGCGCACTTGCAGCCGGCTCCCGGCGATGCAAGCTGGTGGGCGCGTTGGAAGCGAGCCTGGATCATCAAACCCGGCAATGCCCAGCGCGTCAATTTCGACCTCCACCGGGCAGGCGGTTTGTGGTTGTGGCTTGCCCTAGTGCTGTTTGCCTGGTCGAGCGTCTACATGAACCTGTGGGATACGGTGTACACCTGGACCACGCGGGCGTTCTTCGACTACCGCACCTATTGGACGGAGTTTCGACCACGGCCCGCTCTGATGGAGCGGACAGGGTTGGATTGGCTGGACGCGCAGGCGGTCGGGGAGCGGCTCATCGCGGAGCAAGCCGCGTTGCAGGGCTTCATGGTGAAGCGGCCGGTGGTGCTTCGGCTATATCGTGATCTCGGCGTCTATCAGTACCAGGTTGAGACCGATCGGGAAATCGACGATCGTCCGCGTCGATACGCGACGCAAGTCTTTTTCGACGCCGACTCGGGTGCGCTACGCCTCGCGCTGCTGCCTCGCGGCCAATATGCTGGCAACACCATCAGCAATTGGCTCTATGCACTGCATATGGCCAATGTGTTCGGCTTGCCCTATCGGATCTTTGTCTGTTTCCTGGGAGTCGTCGTCGCGATGCTTTCCGTCACGGGCGTGTACCTCTGGGTGAAGAAACGCCGATCCAGGGCCATGGCGCAGGCCCGGTTACTTCGGCTGCCGGACGTGCAGTCGGCTAGGCCATCGGGTCACGCAGATCTGAAGAGTTCTGCGAATTTGTAGCAGCCGTGAGCAGGCGTCGGTAGACAAGCTCTGAGGATGGGCATACAAGAACGCGTACAGAGGAAAACCCTGACGATGCAGATGTGGTTCCCCAAACGCTGGCCGGTCCTTCTCTCCATTCTGGTCGCAGGAGTGTATCTCTCGCTGACGCTCATGGCCGCCGGCTGCCTGATGAGCCATGCCGCCGAGTCCGGTCACCATGACCACCATGCGGCGGGCAATTCCGGCTCCTTACTCTGCGCCGTTTCCTGTCAGGCCACTTCCGATTCAGACCTCGTCTTGCCGGCTCCGACCGGCATTCCCTTAGCCACCGCCTTCATCATCGCGCCTTCAACTTCCGCGGATCTTTCCGCCGAAGTGGCCTCGGCGCGTCAGCCACGCGCACCGCCTGTCCCAGCCCTGGGATAGTTCAGGTGGACTGCGCGTCCTTCTCGAATCATCTGTCATAGCGTCGCTCGTTCCGCTCCGGTCTGTGAAGGCCTTGTCGGACAAGCCGACGTGCATTCGATCTGAGCTTTCTCGCTATCTGGAATCGAGTCCGCAGGACGGGTGACGTTCGCGGACTCCCCGGGGCGCAGGTTCTTCTCCGGGAGCCTCCGCTCCGGACCCATCGAGCGGGGACGATGGCGCCGCTGTCCGGCCGGACCGGTCGCCATCAGAGGAGATGCGTCAATGGAGCCTCCGCTCCTGCGAGTCAAAGAAGCGGCGCAGTTGCTGAGCGTCAGTAAGTGGACGATCTACCGTTGGATCGAAGAAGGACGGTTGGAAGCCAGCAAGATCGGCGGTGGCAGCCTGCGAATCTTCCGCGTCTCGGTGATGGCGTTGGTCGACGAGAATCGGACGGAGCAGGCGAGCGGGGCACCGAGGTCCCGAGCCGCCGTGGTTCGCCTCAGTCGAGCGCGCGCGAAGAAACGTCTGTGATGTTACGGTGTCGGGTCCCGAAGTTGTGCACCCTTCTTCCGGACCTGCCTCCCGAGGCGATGGGGTGGCCTCCCCCATTGCCTCGGCCCTTCGGGGCTTCGGCAGAGACGAGGCTGAATCTGTGAAGGTGTGAACCAGCGATGAGCTTGATGGATGTCCATCAGAAAACCATAAACAAAATAGGGGGCCTATGTGTGGGGTATGACCTACCTCCTCGCAGGATCCCCGCAGGGGAGCGGAGGGTTGGCCGCTCCCCCAATAATCGGCTCCCTGCCATGGCAGCAACGGCCCTGCTCTTGGCTCTGCTGTTGACCGGCGGCTGGTGGTCGGATGCGGCCCTAGCACTGGATGAAGCGGGTTGGGGCCGAGTGTTGGCCGCCGGTGGTCAGGCCCGCGAGGCCGCCCGGTTCGAAGAGTCCGAACGTATCCTGACCGAAGCCTTGGCGCAGGCGAGGAGGGACGGGTCTCAGGATGTCTACCTGGCCGAGGCCTCGAACGAACTCGGCTTGGTCTACCACGATCAGGGACAGCTCGATCAGGCCCAGTCCTACTATGAGCAGGCGTTAGGCCTCTGGGAACGTACGCTGGGGTCCGAACATGAGCATGTCGCTGCCGCGCTGAACAATCTGGCGGAGGTGCATCGAGCCAAAGGCGACCTCCAGGCTGCCGAGTCGTTATTTCGCCGCGCCTCCGCGATCGAGGGGCGCATTCTGGGGGCCGCGCATCCGGACGTAGCCGTAGGCCTAAACAATCTGGCCGAACTCCATCGACAGCAGGGGCGCGAGGCGGAAGCGGAATCCCTCTATCGGCGGGCCTTGCTGATCTTGGAGCAGGCCTACGGGCCGGGTCATGCAGATTTGGCCCCCGTGCTGAACAATCTCGCCGCGCTGTACAAGGAGCGGGGGTTGTTCAGTTGGGCCGAGCCCTTCTATCAGCGCGCGTTGGCGGTTCGTCGCGCGCGCTTCGGCGTGAGCCATCCGTCCGTGGCGGTGAGTTTGAACAACCTCGGGTGTCTCTATCAGACCCAAGGGCTCTATGAACTGGCGAGGACGTACTTCGAGGAGGCGCTCTCCGTGAGCGAAGGGGTATCGGGGCGGGAAGCCACGCTGGTCGGGACGATCCTCGGCAATATGGCGTACCTCTCGGATCAACAGACTCTGTGGCATGAATCGCAGGGTTTGTATGAGCGAGCGTTGGTGATTCAGCAAGCGCGGCTCGGATTCCAGCATCCGGTCGTCGGTCAGTTGCTCTCCCGCTATGCCATGGTATTGGAGTTGTTGGGAAGGCATGTCGAGGCGGGGCTGTTCGCGGCCAGGGCCGCGTCGATCCGATCACGGCAAACCTCGATGCCTGGACAGACCGATCCGTCCGATCGACGGATGGTGATGAATCCCTTCGTCCGGTAGAGAGCGGACGGACGCGAAAGGAGCAAGCCATGCAAGGTGGATTGGCAGCGGTCGTCGGTTCCTTTCCGCACAGGACCTCTGAGCTCGCCGAGTATCCTGGGTTGAAGGTGGCAGTGGTGCGGTTGCTCACGATCGCCCTCCATATCAGCGGGGAGCAAGGCGTAGGTGTTCGGGAGGTGGCCATGCCGCTTCCGACAGGCTATCGGGCCTGGCCGAGCTACTCAGCCCTCGTCCAGTCGGCAGCCGGTTGTCGGCGTATCCATTGTTATGTGAGTTCGAAGGCGCTCTGTACCGGGGATGACCGAGCCTTTCCTGTCGGGACGTCGTTCGTCGTCGAGACCTATGCCTACGACGGCCCGGGTAGGGCGAAGGTGCCGGCGTCGGGCAATGCGACGGGGCCTGAGTTCATATTCGTGATGGGGAAATATGCCAGCATGAGTTCGGAGGATGATCGCGCAGAGCGGTGGCAGACCTGGATGTATGCGAGTTACGGCCAGGACGGCCTGCCTCTGGCCGCCGCGGCAAGCTCATGCGGGTTCTGCCGATTGTCTTGACGCGTGGGGCAAAAAGATTGGGCTGCGACTGGTGGACGGGACCTGGGTTGGACTGCGCTGACCACGCAGTGGGTTCCGATAGAGGGACGCGTACTACCCATATGCGTCCCTCTGCCACCTCGTTATGACCTGACAAATGGCTCGCGCAGGAGTACAATCCCCCGGCCTGGTACCAATTGAAGAGCAGAAGGGAGGGAAGAATATGATCAACTATGGGAGTCGATTCGCGCTGTGTGCCGTTGTCGCAACGGCCTTAGCCTCGCCGACCGGCTTAGTCTGGGCCGGAAAAGATGGGCACGTGAAAGAGACCGTCGCGCATGCGAAGGAAGCCTTGGCGCACGAGAAGGAAGCGATCAAGCATCTCGAGGAATCGGTGAAGGCGAGCAATGATGCCCATGCCAAGGAAGCGCTGGAGCATGCGAAGGAAGCCGTGAAGCATGCCGAGGAATCCCTGGCTCATGCCGAGCAGGCCTCGGGGAAGAAAAGCGCGAAGGGCAAGTAGGCGAATACGTCGAACGATCTTGTAGTACCGGTGAGCAGCCGTCGGCGCCGGGCGGTAGACGCGCTTCCTGAGCGGGACTATAACTCGGACGCTCGCGGAGATTTTTCGGTGCGACGACTTCTCTCCTCTACCCTCTATATGGTAATGGTCTTGGGTGTCTCGACGGCGCTGGCCGGGGACGGGTCCCTGGAGCAGCTCCTGAGGGCGGAGGTCTTCAATCGGGAGTTCGAAGGGTTCGAGGCGTACTATGTGAGCATCGAGGCCGACCAGCCGCAGAGCGACGGCTCGCGGGAAGTGTTGGCGGTCGCGAGCGGAAAATTTTTAGACAAGATCAAGCGAATGAAAGTGCTGTTTCTTATCGTAGGCCAACAGATCATCGGGGGGCAGGTGCTCGAGGGCACGGGACTGCCTCCTTGTCTGTCGGCCGAGCATCGTCCGTCTTCATCTCTTTAACCTGACAGGAGGCGTGCATTATGTTGAGCAGGATCGTATCGGGCATTGTGGCAG
This region of Nitrospiraceae bacterium genomic DNA includes:
- a CDS encoding PepSY domain-containing protein, whose protein sequence is MVRETVTSASVSMPDASRRTRRRAWRAVWVQVHLYLGLFVGALLVVFGVTGSVLVFFQEIDEWLNPTLLTVEVPAPGQDEYRPVGEILAAAERAAAPGSRITQVYGAPTRERVVAVYVEQPSTAWQRIFVDPYRARVTGVRSYGAGEWVPRYFMDAVFSLHFQLLAGVNGVTLAAIVAWLLILSLITGVIVWWPVNGQWRQALVIRRPAIPFRLLFDLHKTVALYLCLAIGAILLSGAYMNWADPIVWVTQLMSPATRGPAEAPHSTPLAGGHPISPEQAVALAAARYPEGRLRSISMPEDATGVYQVGREGVPGLSTFWSERIVSVDQYSGAILDVRAPDTRRSAGETFIDWQWPLHSGQAFGMPGRLLVCASGLACPVIYATGFLMWWRKRRGRERRAVVPMS
- a CDS encoding efflux RND transporter periplasmic adaptor subunit — protein: MSAHQSPDRPEPRKSGIHDADLDGLAIRRPAPGEPSPAGRRRWIWLTLAVLLVAAGLAWSSAWLRPDQRVEVVPVIRMPSGSGAGLAATGYVVAQRQASIASKGTGRLIYFGVNVGDRVKEGQLIARIEHDDMDALYRQALARLGVARAQLGAAKPELEEATLSFERVRTLLEKSFVTKSEYDMASARLRRAAAAVKSAEAAVTAAEAERQNATVQLDNTSIHAPFDGVIVKKLAEIGEVVSPFTATVRSGGSVVNMVDPLSVTVDAEVSESMIHRVRAGQPAEIQLDSVPGHRYQGEVQQVMPIADRAKGTVLTRIRFRDLDDRVRPELSAKVTFGPVPGAPAEPGEDWGVPSTAVVTREGRSVVLVVRAGIVAEAVVQVGTPAAGMVPVHGPLSQTDEVIVAPTETVHSGSTVSVIRRVS
- a CDS encoding ATP-binding cassette domain-containing protein encodes the protein MGPSGSGKSTLLNVMKRGSIGRRKRIGGGGGTRLDGLSKVRWRGGARHIRYVFQTYNLIPVLTAAEMWKLPLALTSTRRERADRVKITATAGRAGVIVWITITAGVRWPGAAGRRGARHCQRPDHDPRGRADRKPRSRIGRRHPHSPGQVEP
- a CDS encoding ABC transporter permease; translated protein: MTLIRLMLRNTIRRPVRLALTIGGLAMVVLAFGLLRLTLDEWHSGVKAAANNRLITVHAMSDSLLLPLSYRERIAVVPGVQVAHYGNVFGVEYRDAKESFGAFAEQMSTFFETYPEVILNEADRLALLKDRGGCLIGQKLAARFGWKVGDVIPLKGTTHPGNWELTVRGIYRSSSPGIMGEGELYVHWQFANERLRTTAPDRADQVGWYVATTAPGVNPRSVVAAIDATFANSFAETRTEREQAYIAGWVARSGALLDALDWLSGVMNGIAALVLVNALAMAVRERTREYGVMKTLGFQPRHLVALVLGESLLVALGGALAGLGLLYPAARLYAVMVAGGKTVGAYEITAETIGMCLGVMVLVGLLAALWPAVRLSHMTTLEGLRHRG
- a CDS encoding ABC transporter permease, whose product is MLWSVYSLRNLWARRVTTLLTLLGLGLVVFVFVAILMLAHGLERTMGRTGDPANAIVMSKGALSEIESSLSRDHTGVLAAQPEVITLANHQAAAVREIALQLTLRKQGGGSLASLSLRGSSPDAFAVRPPVRIVQGRLWQPGTTEVIVGTQVAKQFPEARLSETLRFGRREWTVVGIFESEGSGFDSEVWGDAEQMMATFHRTAFSSMTIRLADPTVLPAFKARLERDPRFKVSVKREPEYYEGKAEGLARLIRVTGLFLTVVFSVGAMLGATMTMSASVAHRTTEIGTLRTLGFTRSHILQAFLLESILLGLAGGLLGVAGAALLNSMTISTVNWDTGAELAFAFHLTPAMVGEGLLFAAGMGVIGGLVPAARAARIEIVHALGQRTV